A stretch of DNA from Manihot esculenta cultivar AM560-2 chromosome 7, M.esculenta_v8, whole genome shotgun sequence:
ATTGTCATCTTCTTCAGGTACCAAACTCCTCCGAAAGTGCTAAAGCCCAAATTATTCTCCATCAAATCCCCCCAAAATCCTTCCCTTCTCCGCCGATTCTGTCCATGAAGCTATCAGTTGCTTAATTTCAACCTCCAATTTTTTCCACCGGCGACGTTCTTTGGTTTGTTCGCATTTTATCTGGTCATTGTTTCATAGTCTATTTTGACCTATTTTTGATCCATGCATGGTTCTTTGGCTTTCGATTGTTGCATTTATAATGCATTGTCTCAtgtttttctttgtttgctgGCCTTTATTTTCCCTGATCTGCATGTGCcatttttggtttaagcttagCTAATCATGATTATGTTTTCTGATTATCACGTGCACTAGAAGTAGcggtcaatttttttttccatatcTTTGATTTAGATTCTGTTTGGTTCTCAGGAAAGTTAGCGCGGACATTAACCCGAAATTTTACCTTTTTTACTGTTTTTTTTTCTCGGGAATGGGCACATATTTTGCCATTTCTTCAGTGTATGATATGTGAGCTTAGCATATGAAATCATAGGAGAATCTTCTAAACCAGCTTCTCTTTGTTCTCTATTTTTTCCTGGCGAAGCATGCCGACCCTGAAGTTTTAGTAATTTGcgggggatttttttttttttcaattattaggTTATCATGCCAAATATACTTGGTTTGTTCAAGCCAACAAACTGTTTGTATAGTGATTCAATTGTTTACATTTCCATTTTCTGGATTGGTATGAAATTTTTGCTTCAGAATGAATGTTTCATTTTTTTGGGTTCTTCCTAACCAGTGAATATGCCTGGGCCATGTTCGTTTTTGAATTGTGTACTATTTTCTTGTATTTGTTCACTGCTTTACATATTTGACCTGGTCAACCGACTCCAACCTGATTTGTTTCATCCCCTTTTTGACGTTTTGTTGCTTAATGAATTGACTGGATTGCTGTGAAATGCAGATCAACTATGTGACTGCATTTGTCTCGTGAGCCTGAATTTGAGTTCTTGAGTGATGAAGAATGTGAATTGGGCCAAAATAATACCTTCTGAATGTGTCCTTTCTTTCTGGCTTTCTGATAAATAGAAACCTTTAAGTCCATGTCTTCTCTGCATTTTCCCAAAAACAGCTAGAGACCTTTAAATCTCAATTTATCCACAAGAACTAAACCTGCAGCATTTTAATTTTGCTAAAATTTTCCACTTcccatattattttgtttttctacCATATCTCATTGTTAGGTTTCTTTCTTAGAGAGTGCAGTTTTGTGATTTGATTTTGCAGTTTGCTATATAAGTCAGGCTTGAAGGCCTTCCTCTTGTTCCCTTTGACTCAATTTTTCCACAGCATTCTGTACTTTTGTGCTGTTTATTTAAGTCAATATCATTCTTAAGGTTTTTAGGTAATGCATTCTGTTCTTTGGAATTTGGTTGCACAGAGCTTGCTCGTCAATAATAGTAATCTGTCAATACTATTTATAGAATATCtcacttaattttaatatttgtttcAGTTTTCAGTACTCCATAGCCAAATTTAAATGGGAAGTTCAATGGATCAAAGTTCTGATGGGGACACAGATATGAGTGAATCTGAAATGGATGAGTATGAAGCTCAATCTTATGAAGAACTGAAGAATGGAAATCACTCTGTGAAAATTTCAGATGAGACTTTCACTTGTCCTTACTGCcccaagaaaagaaagagagattACTTGTACAAGGATCTTCTCCAGCATGCTTCTGGGGTGGGCAAGAGTTCATCAAAAAAAAGATCTGCCAAGGAaaaggcaaatcacttggcATTAGTTAAGTACTTGGAGAAGGATCTAGCAGATGTAGGCAGCCCATCAAAGCAAAAGGGTGACACTGATCCTCTCAGTGGTTGCAACCAAAATGAGAAACTGGTGTGGCCTTGGACAGGCATTGTGGTTAATATTCCAACTGCAATGGCACAGGATGGACGATGTGTAGGAGCTAGTGGATCCAAGTTTAGGGACGAGTTGATAAGTAGGGGCTTTAATCCCATAAGAGTTCATCCATTATGGAATTACCGAGGTCATTCAGGAACTGCTGTTGTTGAATTCCACAAAGATTGGCCTGGTTTACATAATGCCCTTTCATTTGAGAAGGCCTATGAAGCTGATCATCATGGGAAAAAAGCTTGGTTTGTCAGTAGTGGAGAAAAATTTGGTGTCTATTGTTGGGTTGCACGTGCTGATGATTATAAAGCAGATAATATAATTGGAGAACACCTAAGAAAGACTGGAGACCTTAAAACAATTTCTGAAATCATGGAGGAAGAAGCAAGAAAGCAGGACAAACTAATATCCAATCTCAATAACATTATTGAGACTAAGAATAAACACTTAAAAGAGATGGAACAGAAGTGTAGTGAGACTTCAATCTCCCTCAACAAGTTGATGGAAGAAAAAGATAGGCTTCTTCATGCCTATAATGAAGGTAATTTCTGTAATACCTTAGTATGTCTTTTATTTACTTACTACTATTAAGATTGTGAAAAGTCAGTGGACTCTCTTTCTTGGTTAGTTTAGGCTTTCTGCAGTTCATTTACATTGCTCCATAATCCATATTCTAGGGAAAAGGTGCCTTGGATTTCTGGTGTCCGATATATTATGGGGGAACTGATTTATGCCTCGTCTCTTTGCATTTCagagattaaaaaaattcaaatgagtGCAAGGGAGCACTTTCAGAAGATATTTAATGAACACGAAAAGCTAAAGTTGCAACTAGAATCTCAGAAACAGGAGCTTGAAATGCGTGGGTCAGAATTGGAAATGCGCGAAGCCAAGAATGAAATTGATAGAAGGCAGCTTTCTGAAGAGATTGAAAAGGTACATTGTGTTTGGTAAAATGAGCGAGTTATAAGCTATCACAGATTCACAGTCTACTAGCATTGGGGGTTTCATTGAATCAATAACAGATCACTATCTCTCTAATTTTTTACTGGTAACTTACTACTTGCGTGAAGTTAAACTGTCTCTGGTTCCAATCATTTCATTTGCTTCCAGAAAGAAACTGTCTTTACTGAGCAGGAATATATAATggttttattttcatatatccTAGGCTTGTTTTCTGAATGATTTTATGCTCATGGGATTTCCTGTTGGCTAATGGTGTGTTTACTTGAGGAAAACTAGCATGGATTTGTGGAAAATTTTTCTAAGAAAAATGAACTTTTCTTTTGTACCCTTTTTCTGTAAAGGTTTCATTTGTGCCaagtttttaatttctttttggctaggttgtctttttcttttttcccctttcattaattcttaattttatcttgttatttcttttatactatttttgccttataattttttcctttttcaataaatagtcttattttttaatttttgttgtttattttcaatattctaTTTGATATGTGATTgattatttttacataaaaaatatttaccagTGAAAA
This window harbors:
- the LOC110619388 gene encoding protein INVOLVED IN DE NOVO 2; this translates as MGSSMDQSSDGDTDMSESEMDEYEAQSYEELKNGNHSVKISDETFTCPYCPKKRKRDYLYKDLLQHASGVGKSSSKKRSAKEKANHLALVKYLEKDLADVGSPSKQKGDTDPLSGCNQNEKLVWPWTGIVVNIPTAMAQDGRCVGASGSKFRDELISRGFNPIRVHPLWNYRGHSGTAVVEFHKDWPGLHNALSFEKAYEADHHGKKAWFVSSGEKFGVYCWVARADDYKADNIIGEHLRKTGDLKTISEIMEEEARKQDKLISNLNNIIETKNKHLKEMEQKCSETSISLNKLMEEKDRLLHAYNEEIKKIQMSAREHFQKIFNEHEKLKLQLESQKQELEMRGSELEMREAKNEIDRRQLSEEIEKNAIRNSSLQLASLEQEKADENVLKLAEDQKRQKEELHNRIIQLEKKLDAKQALELEIERLRGSYNVMKHMGDDGDAEVLKRMELIIENLREKEIEFEELETLNQALIVKERKSNDELQEARKELINGLKEVSTRAHIGVKRMGELDSKPFLEVMKKKYTEDEAEVRASELCSLWVEYLKDPDWHPFKVVMVDGEHREVINNEDEKLKDLRDEMGDEVYKAVTDALMEINEYNPSGRYIISELWNYKEGQKATLKEGVSFLMKQWQIAKRKRLL